The genomic region ACGGAAGGCTGCTACCTCGTCGTCGCCGACACGCTCATCGGCCACCTGACCGAGGAACAAGCCTTCACAAAGCGCTCCAAGGTCTGGCTGCGCGGCAATGAGCCGTTGAAGGCCGTCACCGACTATCTGGCGGAAACCGACCGTTTCGAAGTCGATCCCGTTCTGAACGGCAAGCTCGTGCTGTCTTCCTCGCCGGGTGGCTACTGCGTCTGCCGCAAGGCGTGAGCGGACAATCAGGGATCGTCGTTCATGGCGCAGGTCGATATCGTCAGCCTCAAGGACAATGCGGATCCGGCCAGACGGCTCCGACTGCCGATCAGGGACAATAGCGGCAGGCATCTGGGCGACCTGCAATGCATCGACAGGTCGATGCTCGACGCGCCCGGCCTGATCGACGACCTGACGCAGTGGCGCAACCAGTCGATGCCGTTTTTCCTCACCCAGTTCAGCGGCACCGAGGAACGCACGCGGCGCTGGCTCGAAACCATCTCGCTGCCCGCCGCCGACCGAATCCTATTCGTCATTTGCGATCCCGGCGGAAACCGACTCGGCAATTTCGGCCTCTGCAACATCCGGCCCGGCGCCGCCGAATTCGACAACGTCATCCGCGGCCGGGCGAGCGGTATCGGCAACCTGATGTTCCATTGCGGCATGACAATGCTGGAGTGGATGTTCTCAGGACTTAGGGCCGAAACCGCCGAGTTGCACGTCTTCTCCCACAATGAAAAAGCAATCGGCCTCTATAAGCGGCTGGGTTTTGCGACTGCCGAAAGCCTGCCGCTGCGGCGCGCCGAAGAAGAGGGCATGGTCAAATATTCGGTCGTCGGTCGACCGGACGCCAATGCCGGCTTCGACTATCTGAGGATGGAGCTTCCGAGAGCATATTTCCGGCAGGCGCATCCGGCGGCTTTGCCGACCGGCTGAGGAACCTACCGCACCGGCTGATAGTGGCCGCGCAGCGGGACCTTGTCGTCCATCGAAATGAAACCGTCGCGTTCGCAGACATACATCAGCGTCGGCATGCCGCCCGAGCGGAAGATCTCGTCATAACGGCGGCGGATCTGGACGGTTTCGGTGCGGCAATTATAGGATTCCTCCTCCTTCTTGTCCGGCTGCGCCTTGACGCCGGGCAGACCCTTGTAGGGGTAGAGGGGCTGAACGCCGGAATCGAGTGACTTCGTCCAGTCGACGGCAAAGGCGGATGCGGGCGCAAGGCTGGACATGGCGACGAGCGATATCAGAAGCATCATCATAGGCCGCATGGGAATTCTCCGCCGGCGACAAACCGCCTTCCCGGATGTAGGAAACCCGACGACCGCCATCAAGCGGCCGCAGCCGGCGATTTCCTGAAATAGCTTCTGACGACGGGGTGGCCGAAGAGGCTGGCGAGGATCGCAAAACCGGCGCCGACGACAAAACCGGCGAGAAGACCGCCGATGATGCCGGCGACCAGCAGGATCTTCTTTCCCGGGCCGTCGGCCTTCACAGGCGGCTCGGCCGGCGAGATGACGCGAATGTTGCTCTGGTTGAGGTTCTGCTCCTCGCTCGTCTGGCTGGAGCGCTTCAGCACCGTCTCGTAGATATCGCGCGCCGCCGTCGCCTTGCGCTGCAATTCGTTCAATTCCACCTGCTTGTCCGAGGTACTCGCCTGCAGCGCCTTCTGGACGGCAAGTTCCTTGGCGATACTGTCCTCGGCGGCCTTGGCCTGCTCGTATTCGCCTCTTGCCGACGTCGCGAGCCGCTGCAACTCGCCCTTGATTTCGCCTGATATGCTCTGCAGCGAGGAGCGGGCCGCCTGCAGGCGGGGGTGGCGCGTGCCCATCTGGCTTTCTAGGCTGCCGACGGCAGCGGCCTGGGTGGCATATTGCTGGCGCAGGCTGACGAGCGGCGAGGTGACGCCGCCTTCCGCCTGATTGCCGGCGACGATGTCCTCGACGCGCAGATTGGCGACGGCGTCGGCGCGGGCCTTGGCCTGGATGGTCTTTTCCTGGGCCGTCACCAGCATCGTGTTCAGCGAGACGAGCCGCTGATCGGAAATCAGATTGCCTTCGGTGGCGGCCATGTCGTTGTCGGCGCGGAAGGTTTCGACCGCCTGCTCGGCCTCCAGCACCTTCTGGCGCAGATCGTCGAGGCGTCCGTCGAGCGTCGAGGAGGTATTTTCATAGATGCCGTTCGAGGCGCTGTTCTCTTCCTCGGTGAAGGAGGTGACGACCTGATTGGCAAGCCTTGCGGATTTCTCGGGATCGTTGGTCGTCGCGGCAAGCGAAACGACATAGGTGCTGGCCTGGCGGGTAATGACCAATGCCTTCTGCAGGGTGCCGATTACGGCGGCGCCGTCGGTGCGGCCGCCGGTGAATTCCGGATCCTGATCGAGCTTCATGGTCTCGACGACGCGGCGCAGCACATTGCCCGAGGTCAGGATCTGCACCTGGCTGTCGATCAGCGTCGAGATCATTTCCGGCGAAGGCCCCGAAGATTGCCCGCCCGCATCGGCAAGGCCGATCTGGCGCGGATCGAAATAGAGGCTGCTGACGGCGGTGAATTTCTGCCCGATCGTGGGCGCCACCACCCCGCCGGCAACGGCGCCGATGAGCGCCAGACCCAGCACGACCAAGCGCCGGCTCCAGATCGCGGCGACGCTGGAGCGGAGGTCGAGAAGCGGTGCGGCAGGCACGGAGGCTACGGTCGGCGGCGCCTCGACGACAGGCTGTTTCATGGGCGCAGCCGGGGGCGCAATCGCGGGCGGAGGCGCCGGGCGCTCGGATCGGCGGGTTTGCGCAACACTTGCCGGCGGCGGCACAAAGGCGGGAGGGGCGGGGGCAGGAGGGGCGGGCTCGGGCGCCGGAGGGACGAAATCGTCCGGACGGACCACAGGACTGCGCGTACGCACACCTTCCGGCGCAGTCTGAGGCGACTCATAACTGCGCCAGCCAGGGAGCCGGCTTACCCTGTTCCTGTCATACTGGTTCATACGCGCACTCATGTCCCGCCCAGCATCAAAGACTGAAGCCGAGGTGCTGAGACTTTAGAAATTCTTAGCTAACGGACCGTTAAAATAATTCGAGCGACGCCGATGTCGCGATTTGCCGGGATTACGAGGGTAGCGATGAGGACGAGACGACATCTGACGGCGCTGCTGCTTGCGGCCGCTCTCGTCCCCTCGCCGACCCTTGCGGCCGACGCGCCCTGTTATCGCGGCGTCAATCTTTCCGGCGGCGAATATGGCGATCGCGACGGCATCTACGGCACGAACTATACCTATCCCAGTGAAGACACGATCGGCTATTTTGCCAAAAAGGGCATGTCGATCATCCGGCTGCCCTTCCGCTGGGAGCGGCTGCAGCCGGCACTCGGCGGACGGCTCGACGAGGACGAACTCAAACGGATCAACGATACGGTCGGCCTGATCCGCAAGCACGGCATGGCCGTGCTGCTCGACCCGCATAATTTCGGCTATTACGACAAGACGCAGGTCGGCACGGCGCCGGCGACGGACGCCGCCTTCGGTGATTTCTGGGCAAGGCTTGCGGTCGAATTCGCCAATCAGGACGGCGTTCTCTTCGGCCTGATGAACGAGCCGCACGATATCAAGGCGACGGACTGGCTCGATGCCGCCAATGCGGCGATCCGCAGCATCCGCGCCGTCGGCGCCCGCAACCTCATCCTGGTGCCGGGCACCGCCTGGAGCGGCGCTCACAGCTGGGAGAAGGATGTGATCGGCGGCGCCAACGGCACGGTGATGCTCGGCGTGCGCGATCCGCTCGACTTCTACGCCTATGAGGTCCACCAGTATCTCGACATCGATTCTTCCGGAACCCATCCGACCTGCGAGGGTGCCCCCGCCGCTGCCGAAGCGATCGCCGGCGTCACCGCCTGGCTGAAGAAGAACCACAAGCGCGGCTTTCTCGGCGAATTCGGCGCCGCTGCCGACAAGGACTGCATGAGCGGACTGACCGAGATCTATGCCACCATGTCCGATAATGGCGACGCCTGGCTCGGCTGGTCCTATTGGGCCGCGGGCGAATGGTGGCCCGCCGACGAGCCGTTCAACGTCCAGCCGCAAAAGGGCACTGAGCGGCCGCAGATGCGGCTCCTCGCCAGTTCGGCAAAAGCCAGAGCCGGCGCCTGCGCCAGCGTCAAGCCGGCGGGGAAGTGACGGTGGCGGCCGTCGACCAGAAGGCAGCTTTCTCTGTAGCCGGCAGTGCAGCCGGCGCAGGGTCGCGGACCGATTATCCCCTGCTCTGGCTCGGCCTGCTGTCGGTGCTCTACAACGGCATTCTCGCCTTCATCAACCACAACATCATGCCGCTCTCGATGACGCATGTCGCCGCCAGCGAAGGGCTGATCATGGCGAGCGCCCTCATCTACATCCTGCACAAGGGGATCTACGAGACCGATCTGCCGGCTTTCCTGTTCCTGCTGTTCACGCTTGTGGTGACCATCTATGTCAGCGCGCTCAACCGCATGCTGTTCGTCGATCATTTCCGCAACGTGCTGATCATCTTCTGCTTTACCGGCCTCGGCGGCTGGAGCAACGAGAAAACGATGAAGCTCGCCTTCCGCTGGGCGAGCCTTGCCGTGATGATCTTCCTGATCTTCGAGATCGTCAGCGTGCCGTTTTTTGTCAGCATCGTGCATCCGTCCGATTATTTCGCCAATACGCGCGGGCTGCTGCCGCTGAGCTACAACACGACGGGCCTGTTCCAGAACGCGCTCGGTTTTCCCGAGCGTTTCTCCTTCGGCATCATCGACCACCGATCATCCTCGATCTTCCTCGAGCAGGTGTCGCTCGCCAATTTCTGCGGCGTGATCGCGATCTATCTGATTTCCATGTGGGAAAGAATAGGCCGCTGGGACCGGCTGCTGTTCGTCGGCACGGCGGTGCTGATCCTGGTGACGAACGATACGCGCACGATGCTGATCTTCTGCTTTGCCTGCATCGTCGGCTATTTCGTCTTTCCGAAGATCCCGAGGAATTTCAATCTGGCGCTGATGCCGCTGATCGTCGCTGCCGGCTTCCTCGTCTACACCCTGAAGCCCAATGCGACCGGCGACAATTTCACCGGCCGTATCAACCTGACGATGAAGAAGATCATGGAGCTTGATCCGCTCGCCGTCCTCGGGCTTTCGGTCGACCGGGTCGCCGAATTCGCCGACAGCGGCTATGTCTACCTGATCTACGCGGCGACGATCTTCGGCGTCATCGCCCTCTGGCTGTTCGTCTGCCTCTTTCCCGCCGGGCGCACGGCGGCGCAGCGGCGTTGCGCCCATTCACTTTCTCTTTTCATTTTTCTGAATATGATGATCGGGGGAACCGCCGTTTTCTCGATGAAGATCGCCGGGCTCCTGTGGTTCGTCGTCGGATATATGCGCTTCCACGACAGCCCGCGCCTCCGGCAGGATCGTGCGGCGGATGTAGAGAGTTGACCGCAGCGGCACGGCGCCCGCGCGACCCGAGGAGCAAGACGCCAGATGCTTGTCCAGCTTCAATATCTGCGCGCTATCGCGGCGCTGATGGTCGTCTATTTCCACGCGATCCTGCAGCTTGCCAAGGTCAATCCGGCGGTCGACGCCACTGCCTTCGTCTACGGTGAGACCGGTGTCGACATCTTCTTCGTGCTCAGCGGTCTCGTCATGTGGCTGACGACGAGCGGACGGGCGGTGAGCCCCATCGATTTCGCCCGCCGGCGCATCAAACGCATCGTCCCACTCTATTGGCTGGCAACGCTGTTTTCGGCTGTCGTGGCGCTGGTGGCCCCTTCACTGCTGAAATCGACAGTGTTCGACCTGCCGCATGCGATCGCCTCGCTGTTCTTTCTGCCATGGGCCAATGCCGCCGATCCGAGCACGATCACCCCCGTCGTCGTGCCGGGCTGGACGCTGAACTACGAGATGTTTTTCTATCTTGTCTTCGCGCTGCTGCTGCCGCTCTCGGAAGCCCGCCGCATCCCGGCCATGTTTGCCGTCTTCGCCGCCATCCTGATCGCCTGCCGGCTGCTGCCGGAAACGACGGCCACCCGGTTCTACGGCGAGCCGATCATCCTGGAATTCCTTGCCGGCGCCGTGCTCGGCTGGCTCTACCGGCAGAAGGTGCTTCTGCCGAACCGCTGGGCATGGGCCGCACTGGCCATCGGCTTTGCGTTCCTCCTCATCAACGAGGCGCTGATGCCGCCGGCAAGCCGGTTCTACGCCTGGGGGATCCCGGCGATCTTCATCGTCTATGGCGCGGTCTCCATCGATTTTTCCAGGCTGCCGGTCCTCACATGGCTGAACTATCTCGGCGACTGCTCCTACAGCATCTATATCACCCACGCCTTCACGCTTGCATTCCTGAGGGTCGCCGCCGACCGCCTGCCGATCGGTATCCTGCAGCAGCCGGTGCTGTTCGTGATCCTGTCGCTGGTGCTCTCGTCGATCGGCGGCGCCATCATCCACGAAATCACCACGCCCCGCCGTAAGGTCGCGATGGCGGGCCGCCCGCCGGCCTAAAATCGACAGCTGAGGCGAGAATACGCATCCCGGCGGCGCTGGCGGC from Rhizobium sp. BT03 harbors:
- a CDS encoding acyltransferase, translating into MLVQLQYLRAIAALMVVYFHAILQLAKVNPAVDATAFVYGETGVDIFFVLSGLVMWLTTSGRAVSPIDFARRRIKRIVPLYWLATLFSAVVALVAPSLLKSTVFDLPHAIASLFFLPWANAADPSTITPVVVPGWTLNYEMFFYLVFALLLPLSEARRIPAMFAVFAAILIACRLLPETTATRFYGEPIILEFLAGAVLGWLYRQKVLLPNRWAWAALAIGFAFLLINEALMPPASRFYAWGIPAIFIVYGAVSIDFSRLPVLTWLNYLGDCSYSIYITHAFTLAFLRVAADRLPIGILQQPVLFVILSLVLSSIGGAIIHEITTPRRKVAMAGRPPA
- a CDS encoding GumC family protein; the encoded protein is MNQYDRNRVSRLPGWRSYESPQTAPEGVRTRSPVVRPDDFVPPAPEPAPPAPAPPAFVPPPASVAQTRRSERPAPPPAIAPPAAPMKQPVVEAPPTVASVPAAPLLDLRSSVAAIWSRRLVVLGLALIGAVAGGVVAPTIGQKFTAVSSLYFDPRQIGLADAGGQSSGPSPEMISTLIDSQVQILTSGNVLRRVVETMKLDQDPEFTGGRTDGAAVIGTLQKALVITRQASTYVVSLAATTNDPEKSARLANQVVTSFTEEENSASNGIYENTSSTLDGRLDDLRQKVLEAEQAVETFRADNDMAATEGNLISDQRLVSLNTMLVTAQEKTIQAKARADAVANLRVEDIVAGNQAEGGVTSPLVSLRQQYATQAAAVGSLESQMGTRHPRLQAARSSLQSISGEIKGELQRLATSARGEYEQAKAAEDSIAKELAVQKALQASTSDKQVELNELQRKATAARDIYETVLKRSSQTSEEQNLNQSNIRVISPAEPPVKADGPGKKILLVAGIIGGLLAGFVVGAGFAILASLFGHPVVRSYFRKSPAAAA
- a CDS encoding GNAT family N-acetyltransferase → MAQVDIVSLKDNADPARRLRLPIRDNSGRHLGDLQCIDRSMLDAPGLIDDLTQWRNQSMPFFLTQFSGTEERTRRWLETISLPAADRILFVICDPGGNRLGNFGLCNIRPGAAEFDNVIRGRASGIGNLMFHCGMTMLEWMFSGLRAETAELHVFSHNEKAIGLYKRLGFATAESLPLRRAEEEGMVKYSVVGRPDANAGFDYLRMELPRAYFRQAHPAALPTG
- a CDS encoding glycoside hydrolase family 5 protein, whose product is MRTRRHLTALLLAAALVPSPTLAADAPCYRGVNLSGGEYGDRDGIYGTNYTYPSEDTIGYFAKKGMSIIRLPFRWERLQPALGGRLDEDELKRINDTVGLIRKHGMAVLLDPHNFGYYDKTQVGTAPATDAAFGDFWARLAVEFANQDGVLFGLMNEPHDIKATDWLDAANAAIRSIRAVGARNLILVPGTAWSGAHSWEKDVIGGANGTVMLGVRDPLDFYAYEVHQYLDIDSSGTHPTCEGAPAAAEAIAGVTAWLKKNHKRGFLGEFGAAADKDCMSGLTEIYATMSDNGDAWLGWSYWAAGEWWPADEPFNVQPQKGTERPQMRLLASSAKARAGACASVKPAGK